ATCCTATAATTcagaaaataaatacatataaggATATTACAGAAAATAGCAAACTCGGCAACTGTGCAGCTTATCCTACGCTTGTCATGTTCTATACCACGATAAAGGAGATGAATGAGGTGAAAGAGATAAAGGATTTTGACTTATCTAAGTTGAACGTTTGGAGAGATGCAATCTGTGATGCTCTGCAGATCAATATGAAGGTTGAATTTGCAAAGCAGCACTTGATCAAGATTGCTCTTGCTTATTTTGCTTCAAAggaatttgatcaaaatttttatgatgaaaaaaaGCGATTAGAGGAGGACTTGGGGAGGATATCTACGATGATTGAACTGCATAACAAGTGTCAATCTGAAGCCATATTTTTCAGTGACAAGCCTCTTAACACGGGTCTTTTCAGTGACAAGTAAAGATCTTTACTTGCTATATGTAATAATCTTAGCATTAGGCATTGCCTTTCGCTTTCGTTgagaaatgattatatgaaactGTGATCCCACGTTTTCCTATCCCTTTCTAATAGGAGCATGACAGAATCAAATTTTTCTTCCTgattttcaacttctttttctcttgaaaaaatttaaatccaacgAAAAAGACTAAAAATCAGGaaagaaaaatctgatttgtcgTGTTTCTATTGAAAAGGGATAGAAAGGACGTGGAATAatagtttcatacaatcctttctcggctttcattttagttattattattattttgttttgttagtTAAGCTTCATTATCTTATTCCTATTTGACTTTTCAGTTCAATCCGAATTAGTTATGcagtctctttattttttaaatggatTGATATACACATACATAAGCAAAATGCTAATAACACAAACACATGCTCTTTATTGTCTAAAATGTATTAATTCTCTCAAAATGCTTTTAATTATGCTCCAACTCAATAGCAATTTCTTGAGCAAGTTTCACATCGCTGTAAGAGGGCAGTGTCCGTACAGTCTCAAATGTTCCAAGATGATTCGAAATTGGTTTCAAAAGAGAAGACTCGAGTTAACTCGATTACTCTAGATCGAATCCTAATATAATGCAAAGCAAACAAATTCCATATTGAAAATACTTTCGTCTCTTTACTAATATCTTTCGTTCAcatcaaaaagaaatatttacaTAAGATTAATGTGGAAACTTTGATTCTCAATACATTCTCTCTCTGATTTGCTGATTCAAGCTACTTGGACATGACAGGTTATTGTCAGAGAGGGAGGGGCTCAAGGTTGAAACTATAAGCTAAGTACTTTGAATGAGAATCATGTAACAAATGGTTTGTCTGCGTCTACATGCATTTAAATCAGAATGATGAGAGTTTGGTAGTTTCCCACTAAACCAACCCTAGGTCAGTCATTTTTCTTTGTCCCCCCTTTGGCTATGATCTTAAGGCCTGCGATATCCATGTTTGAACAGCTTGTTGCTGAAACTATGAAGAGTTGTCTAAAGAAAGAATTATATTTATAGAATcaatacataaaaatatcatGTTTAGAAAACACACCACAATGGAGTCtagtttattgatgatatattattaGATTTGGATGATCACTCTTTTGTCAATAAAGTTCATTTTAAACATGACCTTTCTTGACATCATTCAAGAGCTTGATTTTTACGTAAAAGGGTTGGCTTAATTCATCCCACATAGACGTTTGAACCTCGAGTCCAATTTGGTATGCTAACCCCTGAAATTCATAGATTGCAGCAGAACTGAGTGGGGAAATTTTCTTCAAGAGGGGTCAAAGAAATGACACTTACACAGCACGCCGATGTAGACCGACATGAAAAGAAATCCATTGAACCACATCAGCTGTGACATGGAAACCATTTAGGCTTAGGGACCCGCCACGCCCTAGTTGGCATCAATTTTAGTGGAAATAGCATGGTAATAAAATAACCTTTGCGTTAAAGACAACTTGCAGTTCCTGTTCTATTGACCATAAGTCATACAAATGAAGTTACAGATCTGAAAGTTGTTTAATGATACCAATATTTTATGTTCTAATCTCTTCCTTTCattaagaagaaagaaacatgCATAGTATTGTTTCCTTGCATTGCACCCAGtactctatatatatatatgtacgtatacaGTGTTAGACATATGAATGGTCTTGTGGTGATATCTTGTTGGTTCCTAGAACTGGTATTACTTTTAGGTAAATGCAAAGGGCAGACAAAGAGAATTTTTCTTATTGGTACTTGTTAGATTCTCCCACGTTTCAGTTTCATGCTAAAGTTTGTAGAAAGCAATCAGTCAGTTGAAGCGAAAGCAACAACTCTGGAACTGCTCCACTTACTTTTATGTATTCCCCGTTTGATTTCTAGCTTTTTTTTGTTATCTCACTAAGAGAATG
The Gossypium raimondii isolate GPD5lz chromosome 8, ASM2569854v1, whole genome shotgun sequence DNA segment above includes these coding regions:
- the LOC105793392 gene encoding uncharacterized protein LOC105793392, producing MPCIQEVKDAISEAVSNAVSPLRNDLQNVMQTMELGSQNNQNPAQSAAFPGQYDDPFGFGLLDGILNSPADTNIMFPTSDENGEKFDAEQVTKFLQECDGNTKRNVQYSDFNGLQEELNKVEHRCFPSFLDPIIQKINTYKDITENSKLGNCAAYPTLVMFYTTIKEMNEVKEIKDFDLSKLNVWRDAICDALQINMKVEFAKQHLIKIALAYFASKEFDQNFYDEKKRLEEDLGRISTMIELHNKCQSEAIFFSDKPLNTGLFSDK